One genomic window of Metopolophium dirhodum isolate CAU chromosome 4, ASM1992520v1, whole genome shotgun sequence includes the following:
- the LOC132942307 gene encoding dorsal-ventral patterning protein Sog — translation MATRMCTAAAVLCVLATTLATAVLAARKHSPLLEDNALPKKGYRVTECQFGKQLKEIGSIWFADLGPPFGVMYCIKCECVQVQKKRRIIGRVQCRNIKNDCPKPNCEEPILLPGKCCKSCPGEDAKDFVQDPPDEEEKSMKHFAAVLTGQSTKSSSDFRKTDFPPTPMQEMGLDYVATGRFTFYKKHLYFSFYTNKPKRPRLVQFIDTYGNIIEEIALLSSTSYQNLTGKICGVWRRVSKDYKRLLREEKISISLFWDTAIISGSLYRFRALDTETFSSLLTGDARDSGGTSIVSISTISPSIHVQIMFNGPFTGQDSGSFLVKLKYAGNERVIIEETIRVDKLTNGTVVVELQSPVTFSDLNALSKRDVVVTLEAKQSSFKLQGVVVPRVFCDLYQTLVSSNGHQIDSKKDRTSGVAWAFINKDGALEYRVKFDNNAVTELAIVSSESRVSALDISETIVQNWSNGTVSTVGPVHLEQLYAEELSLFSASSGFKNRFLWRPVADARDTAGAMLLSSPDERSMVGMLWITVDSDCTLQYEVVLSGSNVKNRIFELYIEDSPILLPGAPVFRRLLEEFEGPTLEGYTIGLGQEELLRLNVNIVHVDLWDPKLGQSILKTEWKYVNVPAICYVREAGAGDNDSNNILMNDDETDHPHTPHLSCLHGQKYYQHGAQWTSSVDECFMCNCHYGRVICDLIICPVVQCTVPSAKPGMCCPTCEGNVFENQNISTNSCLLAGQQFQAGSSWHPYLPPNGFDTCTLCHCNNTSLKIKCQRMDCPPLECDQRVAIRPTKRSCCKVCPSTLQTTSKPTGPLVQLAQGDQQVNGESGSDLEILTNGGCSYPVGGPYENGQEWHPKIYSHGEVKCINCKCKDGKVRCDRKKCPKWSSCSDPCCKSVCRRHRRQLFKF, via the exons AATGCCAGTTTGGTAAACAACTCAAAGAAATCGGGTCCATTTGGTTCGCGGACTTGGGACCACCTTTCGGTGTCATGTACTGTATAAAATGCGAGTGCGTACAG GTTCAAAAGAAAAGAAGAATTATTGGCCGGGTGCAATGTCGGAACATAAAAAATGATTGCCCTAAACCCAATTGTGAAGAACCCATATTATTGCCAGGAAAATGTTGCAAATCATGCCCAGGAGAAGATGCTA AGGATTTTGTTCAAGATCCACCAGATGAAGAAGAAAAGAGCATGAAAC attttgcTGCGGTATTGACTGGTCAATCAACAAAGTCAAGCAGTGACTTCAGGAAGACGGATTTCCCACCGACGCCGATGCAAGAGATGGGATTGGACTATGTGGCAACCGGTCGTTTTACGTTctacaaaaaacatttatatttttcattttataccaACAAACCTAAAAGGCCTAGACTGGTGCAGTTCATTGATACTTATGGCAACATAATTGAAGAAATT GCGTTGCTATCAAGCACCTCCTACCAGAACCTGACGGGCAAAATTTGCGGAGTCTGGCGACGAGTATCCAAAGACTACAAGCGTTTGTTACGTGAAGAAAAAATATCCATATCACTATTCTGGGACACGGCTATCATCAGTGGCTCTCTTTACAG ATTTAGAGCGTTGGACACGGAGACATTCAGCTCGCTTCTCACGGGTGACGCTCGAGATTCTGGCGGTACGAGCATTGTGTCCATATCGACAATATCACCGTCCATACACGTGCAAATCATGTTCAACGGTCCATTCACCGGCCAAGACAGCGGATCCTTTCTAGTTAAATTGAAATACGCCGGAAACGAACGCGTCATTATAGAAGAG ACCATACGAGTGGACAAGCTCACGAACGGTACGGTTGTCGTCGAGCTACAATCACCCGTCACGTTTTCCGACCTCAACGCTTTGTCTAAACGAGACGTCGTCGTCACTCTGGAGGCCAAACAGTCGAGTTTCAAGTTGCAGGGAGTCGTGGTGCCCCGGGTGTTCTGCGATCTCTACCAGACATTAGTCTCGTCCAACGGCCATCAAATAGACTCAAAAAAAGACag GACCAGTGGCGTGGCTTGGGCATTTATTAATAAGGACGGAGCGTTGGAGTATCGTGTTAAATTTGACAATAACGCAGTCACTGAGTTGGCTATTG TTTCTAGCGAGTCCCGTGTGTCGGCTCTCGATATATCCGAAACTATCGTCCAAAACTGGAGCAACGGGACGGTGTCCACCGTGGGCCCGGTACACCTGGAACAGTTGTACGCCGAAGAGTTGAGCTTGTTCAGTGCGTCGTCCGGCTTTAAGAATCGATTTCTATGGAGACCGGTAGCTGATGCCAGAGACACGGCAGGCGCGATGCTTCTGTCCAGCCCTGACGAACGGTCGATGGTGGGCATGTTATGGATAACCGTAGACTCCGACTGTACACTGCAATATGAA GTCGTCCTATCCGGTTCTAACGTTAAAAATCGCATATTTGAACTATACATCGAAGACTCGCCGATTTTACTTCCCGGAGCACCGGTATTCAGAAGACTTCTCGAGGAGTTTGAGGGGCCGACGCTCGAAGGGTACACTATCGGCTTAGGCCAAGAAGAACTATTACGACTCAATGTTAATATTGTGCACGTGGACCTGTGGGATCCGAAACTGGGACAATCCATACTAAAAACAGAATGGAAATat gttAATGTCCCTGCAATTTGTTATGTTCGCGAAGCGGGCGCGGGCGATAACGATTCCAACAATATACTCATGAACGATGATGAAACAGACCATCCACACACGCCACATTTAAGTTGTTTACACGGTCAAAAGTACTATCAACATGGAGCCCAATGGACATCTTCAGTAGACGAATGTTTCATGTGCAATTGCCATTATGGTAGAGTAATATGTGATCTTATAATTTGTCCAGTAGTTCAATGTACAGTGCCTTCAGCCAAACCAGGAATGTGTTGTCCAACGTGTgaag gtaacgtatttgaaaatcaaaatatttcgacgAATTCTTGCTTGCTAGCTGGACAGCAATTTCAAGCTGGCAGTAGTTGGCATCCATATCTACCTCCAAACGGTTTTGACACTTGTACACTATGTCATTGTAAT aatacatctttaaaaataaagtgcCAACGAATGGACTGTCCACCATTGGAATGCGACCAAAGAGTGGCTATTAGGCCAACAAAACGTTCCTGTTGTAAGGTTTGTCCATCCACATTGCAAACTACTTCTAAACCGACAGGCCCACTCGTTCAACTAGCCCAGGGCGACCAACAAGTCAATGGAGAGAGTGGTTCAGATTTAGAAATACTAACTAATGGTGGTTGCAGTTATCCTGTTGGAGGACCATATGAAAATGGACAAGAATGGCATCCTAAGATATACTCACATGGTGAAGTCAAGTGCATCAATTGTAAATGCAAA